From one Streptomyces sp. SCSIO 30461 genomic stretch:
- a CDS encoding thiamine pyrophosphate-dependent enzyme, with product MTVLLDAPAETQATGDEVVAALAARAVEARRLVVDMAASPRGCHLGGSLSVLDILIAALHRASAGDGTEVVLSKGHAAAGLYAALYVSGILPENPAPLYGRADQPYTGHPGPKVPGVRFPTGSLGHGVPYAAGWALARRLGGHGGLGIAVAGDGELQEGLVWETAQVAAAQGLGNFVLVVDRNGGQNDGYVEDISPLPRLAERFEAFGFETVHTDGHDLAALIAILAGDRTAERRPLAVIADTVKGKGVPAVQGKAGCHYVTIDATRAAKWKRAIR from the coding sequence ATGACCGTCCTGCTCGACGCCCCCGCGGAGACACAGGCCACCGGCGACGAGGTCGTCGCCGCCCTCGCCGCCCGCGCGGTCGAGGCCCGGCGCCTCGTCGTCGACATGGCGGCGAGCCCGCGCGGCTGCCACCTCGGCGGCAGCCTCTCGGTCCTCGACATCCTGATCGCGGCCCTGCACCGGGCCTCGGCCGGGGACGGCACCGAGGTGGTCCTCAGCAAGGGCCACGCGGCCGCCGGACTCTACGCGGCCCTGTACGTCAGCGGGATCCTGCCGGAGAACCCGGCGCCGCTGTACGGACGGGCCGACCAGCCCTACACCGGGCACCCGGGCCCCAAGGTCCCCGGCGTCCGCTTCCCGACCGGCAGTCTCGGCCACGGCGTCCCGTACGCCGCCGGCTGGGCGCTCGCCCGCCGCCTCGGCGGCCACGGCGGACTCGGCATCGCCGTCGCCGGCGACGGTGAGCTCCAGGAGGGCCTGGTCTGGGAGACCGCCCAGGTCGCGGCGGCCCAGGGCCTCGGCAACTTCGTCCTCGTGGTCGACCGCAACGGCGGCCAGAACGACGGCTATGTCGAGGACATCTCGCCGCTGCCCCGGCTCGCCGAGCGATTCGAGGCCTTCGGCTTCGAGACCGTCCACACCGACGGACACGACCTGGCGGCGCTCATCGCGATCCTCGCCGGCGACCGCACGGCCGAGCGCCGGCCTCTCGCTGTCATCGCCGACACAGTCAAGGGCAAGGGTGTCCCCGCCGTACAGGGGAAGGCCGGCTGCCACTACGTGACCATCGACGCCACCCGTGCCGCCAAGTGGAAGCGAGCCATCCGATGA
- a CDS encoding transketolase: MTATAQEAPAPETPAPLPGRDAYRAELTRLAAKDTAVVCLEADLGGKGHPFQAAHPDRFFNLGIAEGAMVDMATGLAASGYKPFVSTFAPFAVLRAAESLKLTLGYLAAGVTVVAPYAGVSGAWFGTTHHCLEDLAVMRSIPGVTIAAPYGEAEMRAVVRAAVRSGEPHYIRTGRNAAYVSLPWDGEQDGAELPPVRWESRSGNDDVCLVSVGEEGTRLALAARQALHGVSHAHLVYVDHENLARSAVELGAYHRKFVVIEEHRAQGGTAEALALLLPAHEVTGVAADRSWPAQGGDHEEVMASLGIDLPAVFGAVHRARTAGRALATAV; this comes from the coding sequence ATGACCGCCACCGCCCAGGAGGCTCCCGCGCCGGAGACCCCGGCGCCGCTCCCCGGCCGGGACGCCTACCGCGCCGAGCTCACCCGGCTCGCCGCCAAGGACACCGCCGTCGTCTGCCTGGAGGCGGACCTCGGCGGCAAGGGCCACCCTTTCCAGGCCGCCCACCCCGACCGCTTCTTCAACCTCGGCATCGCCGAGGGGGCCATGGTCGACATGGCGACGGGGCTCGCGGCCTCCGGCTACAAGCCCTTCGTCAGCACCTTCGCGCCGTTCGCGGTGCTCCGGGCGGCGGAGAGCCTGAAGCTGACGCTCGGCTACCTCGCCGCGGGCGTGACCGTCGTCGCGCCGTACGCGGGGGTGTCCGGGGCCTGGTTCGGCACCACCCACCACTGCCTGGAGGACCTCGCGGTCATGCGGAGCATCCCGGGCGTCACCATCGCCGCACCCTACGGGGAGGCCGAGATGCGGGCCGTGGTCCGGGCCGCCGTCCGCTCCGGGGAACCGCACTACATCCGGACCGGCCGCAATGCCGCATACGTCTCCCTCCCCTGGGACGGCGAGCAGGACGGCGCCGAACTCCCGCCCGTCCGCTGGGAGTCCCGTTCCGGCAACGACGACGTCTGCCTTGTCTCGGTCGGCGAGGAAGGCACCCGGCTCGCGCTCGCCGCGCGCCAGGCCCTGCACGGAGTCTCGCACGCCCACCTGGTGTACGTGGACCATGAGAACCTCGCCCGCTCCGCCGTCGAACTCGGCGCGTACCACCGGAAGTTCGTCGTGATCGAGGAGCACCGCGCGCAGGGCGGGACCGCCGAGGCACTGGCCCTGCTGCTGCCCGCCCACGAGGTCACCGGCGTGGCGGCGGACCGGAGCTGGCCCGCCCAGGGCGGTGACCACGAGGAGGTCATGGCCTCGCTCGGCATCGACCTGCCCGCCGTGTTCGGCGCGGTCCACCGGGCGCGCACCGCGGGCCGGGCCCTCGCCACCGCCGTCTGA
- a CDS encoding ATP-grasp domain-containing protein, which yields MHILMIECNPNGIAGVAGALELGHEVTLVSVDPDFYLAVSPLAEAAYAHPNCRVVKSEQAFSIDELIALATKLHAERPIDGVTTYSEYHTIHTAAVAQALGLPGMSVDGARNARHKHLTRLTLDGTGVRQPRFAHVSDVTKVEAAVREVGFPCVVKPSDGTASLHVLHLKDEDDLIAYLAELADVVDYGRGVVRIPDILIEEFVPGELISVESCVLGKGEIVNLGVTDRPLSGFPYFIEMGATYFDGHPLQEELFATTTKVLEELGIDFGFIHTEFLLGPDGPVLCEVNGRLVGGIVPTLMEISSGVDTYLQVIRQALGERPELPFPGRTTAGGHWFGAPIAGTVESIGFDALSGVPGFHSAQAYKKPGTDVARLSKSNFDWIGHIIFTGADRDEVNKRCEEGLDRIDLKMRVEVAR from the coding sequence ATGCATATCCTCATGATCGAATGCAATCCGAACGGCATCGCCGGCGTCGCCGGCGCCCTGGAGCTCGGCCACGAGGTCACCCTCGTCTCGGTCGACCCGGACTTCTACCTCGCCGTCTCCCCGCTCGCCGAGGCCGCCTACGCCCACCCCAACTGCCGGGTGGTCAAGAGCGAGCAGGCCTTCTCCATCGACGAGCTGATCGCCCTCGCCACCAAGCTGCATGCCGAGCGCCCGATCGACGGCGTCACCACCTACAGCGAGTACCACACCATTCACACCGCCGCCGTGGCGCAGGCACTCGGCCTGCCAGGCATGAGCGTCGACGGCGCCCGCAACGCCCGTCACAAGCACCTCACCCGCCTCACCCTGGACGGCACGGGCGTCCGCCAGCCCCGCTTCGCCCACGTCTCCGACGTGACGAAGGTCGAGGCCGCGGTCCGCGAGGTCGGCTTCCCCTGCGTCGTGAAGCCCTCGGACGGCACGGCCAGCCTCCACGTCCTGCACCTGAAGGACGAGGACGACCTCATCGCCTACCTGGCCGAGCTGGCCGACGTCGTCGACTATGGTCGCGGAGTCGTACGCATCCCGGACATCCTCATCGAGGAGTTCGTGCCCGGCGAGCTGATCTCCGTCGAGTCCTGTGTGCTCGGCAAGGGCGAGATCGTCAACCTCGGCGTGACCGACCGCCCGCTGAGCGGCTTCCCGTACTTCATCGAGATGGGCGCCACCTACTTCGACGGCCACCCGCTCCAGGAGGAGCTCTTCGCCACGACCACCAAGGTCCTGGAGGAGCTCGGCATCGACTTCGGCTTCATCCACACCGAGTTCCTGCTCGGCCCGGACGGCCCGGTCCTGTGCGAGGTCAACGGTCGCCTGGTCGGCGGCATCGTGCCGACCCTGATGGAGATCTCCTCGGGCGTCGACACCTACCTCCAGGTCATCCGCCAGGCCCTGGGCGAGCGCCCCGAGCTGCCCTTCCCGGGGAGGACCACGGCCGGTGGCCACTGGTTCGGCGCCCCCATCGCCGGCACCGTCGAGTCCATCGGCTTCGACGCGCTCTCCGGGGTCCCCGGCTTCCACAGCGCGCAGGCGTACAAGAAGCCGGGCACGGACGTGGCGCGGCTCTCCAAGAGCAACTTCGACTGGATCGGCCACATCATCTTCACCGGCGCCGACCGCGACGAGGTCAACAAGCGCTGCGAGGAGGGCCTGGACCGGATCGACCTGAAGATGCGCGTCGAGGTCGCCCGATGA
- a CDS encoding hydrolase, whose product MNTPAHFGTEPGRVVERGVAVPSLDPTAVYDVTSEDGVFTAFKVTGAARTGAETELWPGYTETHAHISLPPNWDDTVDDPRITALQYLYHGVTHIVDMFGYPLLAEDWEAGRAASPWPYPELVHCGYAVTAVTNAAGLSGHGVEFPAPVHLISVEADLDHALRSNTERGGTFLKVMFTDGTEQPGSPVRFSRLSERVMRLTAKIAAERGVTAVIDCNTLEETLFAYACGFRLFAHSVRDKTLTPTEWEGLAGARFVSTLAGLRSMIMSQEDFLTEYGREGFRETQDPYNLEYVERIEKPFGIEYGCQETRTAALRDMRNNALASLRQGNLLIGTDAGNLGAYHGYSFLGELDALRGDDTDRALAEALRHQATVGGRRYFDEMSGNRSSRHPLTVGASATYNLHAPGRPLSALPLATVVQGVPVDRPALAHAIAELRSNDSKGKAAL is encoded by the coding sequence ATGAACACCCCCGCCCACTTCGGAACGGAGCCGGGCCGCGTCGTCGAGCGCGGGGTGGCCGTCCCGTCCCTCGACCCCACCGCCGTGTACGACGTGACCTCCGAGGACGGTGTCTTCACCGCCTTCAAGGTCACCGGCGCGGCCCGTACGGGCGCCGAGACCGAGCTGTGGCCCGGCTACACCGAGACCCACGCCCACATCTCGCTCCCCCCGAACTGGGACGACACGGTCGACGATCCCCGGATCACGGCCCTGCAGTACCTGTACCACGGGGTCACCCACATCGTGGACATGTTCGGCTACCCCCTCCTCGCCGAGGACTGGGAGGCCGGCCGGGCCGCCTCCCCGTGGCCGTACCCCGAGCTCGTGCACTGCGGCTACGCGGTGACGGCGGTGACCAACGCCGCCGGACTCAGCGGCCACGGCGTCGAGTTCCCGGCCCCCGTCCACCTGATCTCCGTCGAGGCCGATCTGGACCACGCCCTGCGCTCCAACACCGAGCGCGGCGGCACCTTCCTCAAGGTGATGTTCACGGACGGCACCGAGCAGCCCGGCAGCCCGGTCCGCTTCTCCCGGCTCTCCGAGCGGGTCATGCGGCTCACCGCGAAGATCGCCGCCGAACGCGGGGTGACCGCGGTCATCGACTGCAACACCCTGGAGGAGACCCTCTTCGCCTACGCGTGCGGCTTCCGGCTCTTCGCCCACTCGGTCCGCGACAAGACCCTCACCCCCACCGAGTGGGAGGGCCTCGCCGGGGCGCGGTTCGTCTCCACCCTCGCCGGCCTCCGCTCGATGATCATGAGCCAGGAGGACTTCCTCACCGAGTACGGCCGCGAGGGCTTCCGCGAGACCCAGGACCCGTACAACCTGGAGTACGTCGAGAGGATCGAGAAGCCCTTCGGCATCGAGTACGGCTGCCAGGAAACCCGGACCGCCGCCCTCCGCGACATGCGGAACAACGCGCTCGCATCGCTCCGCCAGGGCAACCTGCTGATCGGCACCGACGCCGGCAACCTCGGTGCGTACCACGGCTATTCGTTCCTGGGTGAGCTCGACGCCCTGCGCGGCGACGACACCGACCGGGCGCTCGCCGAGGCCCTGCGCCACCAGGCGACCGTCGGCGGCCGCCGCTACTTCGACGAGATGAGCGGCAACCGCTCCAGCCGCCACCCGCTCACCGTCGGCGCGAGCGCCACCTACAACCTGCACGCTCCCGGCCGGCCCCTGTCGGCCCTGCCGCTGGCCACCGTCGTCCAGGGCGTCCCCGTCGACCGCCCGGCCCTCGCGCACGCCATCGCGGAGCTCCGCTCGAACGACTCGAAGGGGAAGGCCGCACTGTGA
- a CDS encoding MFS transporter: MTTDRRRALIGVNAGILLANTGSFIWFPVLVATLGGTGSGFWAGVVMCMTYVGRLLATFFYEGIAARVGVRGAVFLGTATEAVALGLMGFVDELAIYGTLGFFIGFGSGTSFPGLKNVLMAFPDDERPKAFSTFQMFGQMGLFGGALLGGLVIGLDLRTLFSLVFAFFMAYCLVASFFIPKAGFGEPPAATDGRRPALFSTAVFRGIEVRGATRYFLLSAVFWFLSIGFVVGIPLHMQRYAADWAPSAPFWITGLTVLALQYPVFTLLIKRLRPGAVMAIGLAGMTAAFLSFGAGRSVPWIVVGCFVVVLGEILFVPSFDIWVARKVPEDRLAKAMGAMHFFRSAGNMVGSLSAGVLFDLARNTGLPGVNWYVTAAVAAGCAVVCLVGRDEETAPAPASGAPEREKAAA; encoded by the coding sequence GTGACCACCGACCGCCGGCGGGCGCTCATCGGCGTCAACGCCGGAATCCTGCTCGCCAACACCGGCAGCTTCATCTGGTTCCCCGTCCTCGTCGCCACGCTCGGCGGCACCGGCAGCGGCTTCTGGGCGGGCGTCGTGATGTGCATGACGTATGTCGGCCGGCTCCTCGCGACCTTCTTCTACGAGGGGATCGCGGCCCGCGTCGGGGTCCGCGGCGCCGTCTTCCTCGGCACCGCGACCGAGGCCGTCGCCCTGGGTCTGATGGGCTTCGTCGACGAGCTCGCCATCTACGGCACACTCGGATTCTTCATCGGCTTCGGCTCCGGGACCTCCTTCCCTGGCCTGAAGAACGTCCTCATGGCGTTCCCGGACGACGAGCGCCCCAAGGCGTTCTCGACCTTCCAGATGTTCGGCCAGATGGGCCTGTTCGGCGGCGCCCTGCTCGGCGGTCTCGTCATCGGGCTCGACCTGCGGACCCTCTTCTCCCTGGTCTTCGCCTTCTTCATGGCGTACTGCCTGGTGGCCTCCTTCTTCATCCCGAAGGCCGGCTTCGGGGAGCCCCCCGCCGCGACGGACGGCCGGCGTCCCGCGCTGTTCAGCACCGCCGTCTTCAGGGGCATCGAAGTACGCGGCGCCACCCGCTACTTCCTCCTGTCGGCGGTCTTCTGGTTCCTCTCCATCGGCTTCGTCGTCGGCATCCCGCTCCACATGCAACGGTACGCGGCCGACTGGGCCCCCTCCGCGCCGTTCTGGATCACAGGCCTGACCGTGCTCGCGCTGCAGTACCCGGTCTTCACCCTCCTGATCAAGCGGCTGCGCCCGGGCGCCGTCATGGCGATCGGCCTGGCCGGGATGACCGCCGCTTTCCTCTCCTTCGGGGCCGGCCGGAGCGTCCCGTGGATCGTCGTCGGCTGTTTCGTCGTCGTCCTGGGCGAGATTCTCTTCGTGCCCTCCTTCGACATCTGGGTGGCCCGCAAGGTCCCCGAGGACCGGCTTGCCAAGGCGATGGGCGCCATGCACTTCTTCCGCAGCGCCGGCAACATGGTCGGCTCGCTGTCGGCCGGCGTCCTCTTCGACCTGGCCCGGAACACCGGTCTGCCCGGCGTGAACTGGTATGTGACGGCCGCCGTGGCGGCGGGCTGCGCCGTGGTCTGCCTGGTGGGCCGCGACGAGGAGACGGCTCCGGCCCCGGCGTCCGGCGCCCCGGAACGCGAGAAGGCCGCCGCCTAG